The following coding sequences are from one Salinicoccus sp. Bachu38 window:
- a CDS encoding alpha/beta hydrolase, translating into MKIVQPEPLKYESGPRAVMLLHSFTGTVRDVKPLAQHLYQHEYTVHVPSFEGHGMGPSELVRTGPSDWWQNVMDGYHFLKDKGYENIAVGGVSLGGVLALRAAEQLGDINGVVSMSVPQGKDVEDINRRVLNYTKNFLEFTGEVDEKIKEAVEYYRDNPMDSLEDFRKLIDEVHENLGYIDVPVAVKYGEKDAELYMESAKSIYESIGHNEKEIQSYGNTGHLMTRGKDQEMLFEDIQKFFDALDWQ; encoded by the coding sequence ATGAAAATTGTGCAACCCGAACCTCTGAAATATGAAAGTGGTCCCAGAGCAGTTATGCTACTGCATTCTTTTACAGGAACTGTCAGGGATGTAAAGCCATTGGCGCAGCATCTTTATCAGCATGAATATACTGTCCATGTCCCGAGTTTTGAAGGGCATGGCATGGGACCTTCAGAGCTCGTCCGGACCGGCCCCTCCGACTGGTGGCAGAATGTCATGGACGGATATCATTTCCTCAAGGATAAGGGGTATGAAAACATCGCAGTTGGCGGCGTATCCCTTGGGGGTGTATTGGCTCTCAGGGCAGCAGAGCAGCTTGGAGATATCAATGGTGTTGTGAGCATGTCTGTGCCGCAGGGCAAGGATGTCGAAGATATAAACAGGAGGGTACTGAACTATACGAAGAATTTCTTGGAGTTTACCGGAGAAGTCGACGAAAAAATCAAGGAGGCAGTCGAGTACTACAGGGATAATCCAATGGACAGTCTGGAGGATTTCCGGAAGCTGATCGATGAAGTGCATGAGAATCTGGGGTACATTGATGTTCCTGTAGCGGTCAAATACGGAGAAAAGGATGCGGAATTATACATGGAGAGCGCGAAAAGTATATATGAAAGCATCGGTCATAATGAAAAGGAAATCCAGTCTTATGGAAACACCGGCCACCTGATGACGAGAGGCAAGGACCAGGAGATGCTTTTTGAAGATATCCAGAAATTCTTTGACGCGCTCGACTGGCAGTGA
- a CDS encoding YkvI family membrane protein, translated as MQNFRQALKIGFAYTGVVVGAGFSTGQEILQFFTNNGAMSVFAILLSGLLILFTGKWTADVGFDIKAESHVDSLLNMFGNTFGRIIDIVLAFFLYGVAVIMFAGAGSTFYESFGVAPWIGSLILIIGVYITLNMGFNRIVLALGAITPYLLALVVIIAVVNFLNPAVSLGEVDQYAQPGETTFGPWWWDAITYSGFTIAVAFSFLTMMGSDSSSRKVAGWGGLIGSIIIILLMFLINNGLLARMDQVNEFELPMLLLANEIHPVLGFLLSIAMLLVIYNTAVGMLYPFLVRFSQPKSRLYNIMLPIALVLGYFLSFVGFADLVGTVYPVMGYVGLLLGIAMFLKWINLIMTKKAPQ; from the coding sequence TTGCAGAATTTCAGACAGGCCTTGAAAATAGGCTTTGCCTATACGGGGGTAGTAGTTGGAGCTGGGTTCTCCACGGGACAGGAGATACTCCAGTTTTTCACCAATAATGGTGCAATGAGTGTCTTTGCAATATTACTTTCCGGTCTTTTGATCCTTTTTACAGGGAAGTGGACGGCGGACGTCGGCTTCGATATCAAGGCGGAATCCCATGTGGATTCCCTTCTGAACATGTTCGGCAATACATTCGGCCGGATTATCGACATTGTGCTTGCGTTTTTCCTATACGGAGTGGCCGTGATCATGTTTGCAGGTGCAGGCTCGACATTTTATGAGAGTTTCGGCGTAGCACCATGGATCGGTTCGCTGATACTGATCATCGGTGTCTATATTACATTGAATATGGGCTTCAACCGGATCGTACTGGCGCTGGGGGCCATTACACCATATCTGCTTGCGCTCGTGGTGATCATTGCTGTTGTCAATTTCCTGAACCCCGCTGTGTCACTCGGTGAAGTGGATCAGTATGCACAGCCCGGCGAAACGACCTTCGGACCATGGTGGTGGGATGCGATTACATATAGTGGCTTTACAATCGCCGTAGCATTCAGTTTTTTGACGATGATGGGATCCGATTCCAGTTCAAGGAAAGTTGCAGGCTGGGGTGGACTTATAGGAAGCATCATCATCATCCTGCTCATGTTCCTTATCAATAACGGGCTATTGGCACGTATGGATCAGGTGAATGAATTCGAACTGCCGATGCTCCTTCTGGCCAATGAAATCCATCCGGTACTCGGTTTTCTGCTCTCGATAGCGATGCTGCTGGTCATATATAATACGGCTGTCGGCATGCTCTATCCGTTTCTCGTACGGTTCAGCCAGCCGAAAAGCCGCCTTTACAATATCATGCTGCCAATAGCACTGGTTCTGGGGTATTTCCTCAGCTTTGTCGGCTTTGCTGACCTAGTGGGAACCGTCTATCCGGTAATGGGTTATGTAGGGTTATTACTTGGTATTGCGATGTTCCTCAAGTGGATCAACCTGATTATGACGAAAAAAGCCCCTCAATGA
- a CDS encoding cysteine hydrolase family protein codes for MLVVIDVQNDIFDERGTGYANSTKEVRDGIEARIQQAIDNGESIIYTRNLYPEFEQEKRSLESIRFDEEIFPQFRQLLETHGDEYVKTFYGIPPEEARKIQKNYEDEVETNRTIEFVGAETNVCVLANIMIIQNIFPQADITLNKDLSAGTDRTLHDKTIDVLSNMNVFIIGEDE; via the coding sequence ATGCTCGTAGTAATAGATGTCCAAAATGATATTTTCGACGAAAGAGGAACAGGATACGCAAATTCCACAAAAGAGGTGCGGGATGGCATTGAAGCACGCATCCAGCAGGCCATAGACAATGGTGAGTCCATCATCTATACACGTAACCTCTATCCGGAATTCGAACAGGAGAAGCGGAGCCTGGAAAGCATCCGTTTTGACGAAGAGATTTTCCCACAGTTCCGCCAGCTGCTTGAAACCCACGGGGATGAATATGTAAAAACCTTCTATGGCATCCCTCCTGAAGAAGCGAGAAAGATCCAGAAAAACTATGAAGATGAAGTGGAGACCAACCGCACCATTGAATTTGTCGGTGCAGAGACGAACGTCTGCGTCCTCGCCAACATCATGATCATCCAGAACATTTTTCCGCAGGCAGATATTACACTCAATAAGGATCTATCCGCCGGCACTGATAGAACACTCCATGACAAGACAATCGATGTCCTTTCCAATATGAATGTCTTCATCATAGGAGAGGACGAATAA
- a CDS encoding DMT family transporter, translating to MTRQWIKVVIASAFEVGWVVGLTHSTTWYEWIGTLIAIFVSFYLMIDAGKYLPVGTVYAVFVGLGAFGTVFSEIILFGEPFVPLKIVLISLILVGVIGLKIVTDENTDGEAG from the coding sequence ATGACAAGGCAATGGATCAAAGTTGTAATTGCAAGTGCTTTTGAAGTGGGTTGGGTGGTCGGTCTCACTCATTCGACGACATGGTATGAATGGATTGGCACCCTGATTGCCATCTTTGTGAGCTTCTATCTGATGATCGATGCAGGCAAATATCTGCCGGTTGGCACGGTTTACGCTGTCTTTGTCGGTTTGGGCGCCTTCGGAACGGTGTTTTCGGAAATCATTCTTTTCGGGGAACCTTTTGTGCCCCTTAAGATTGTTCTGATTTCACTCATACTTGTTGGTGTCATCGGGTTGAAAATTGTGACGGATGAAAATACGGATGGGGAGGCAGGATGA
- a CDS encoding DMT family transporter, giving the protein MAWVSLIVAGLFEVCGVLSINKLHKDKSLFSLILLLTCFGLSFFFLSIALEVLPMGTTYAVWTGIGASGGALLGMVFFGESKDWKRIFFIMLIIFAVVGLKLIS; this is encoded by the coding sequence ATGGCGTGGGTTTCACTTATTGTAGCAGGGCTGTTTGAAGTGTGCGGTGTGCTTTCGATAAATAAGCTGCATAAGGACAAGTCCCTATTCTCCCTAATTCTGTTGCTGACATGTTTCGGTTTGTCCTTTTTCTTCCTGTCGATTGCACTTGAAGTATTGCCGATGGGGACCACCTATGCAGTATGGACAGGCATAGGGGCCTCTGGAGGTGCATTGCTCGGCATGGTGTTCTTCGGGGAATCGAAGGATTGGAAACGCATCTTCTTCATTATGCTCATCATCTTTGCTGTAGTCGGATTGAAGCTGATTTCCTGA
- a CDS encoding LysR family transcriptional regulator — translation MINQVARVFVAVVEERSFTRAASMLHMTQPAVSGYIKQLEEELDITLIERSTRGIRLNPAGEIYYHHAKEMMSLESRMHHLIHDLQEETKGPIHIGASYTYGEYILPSILARLVKKHPGIIPEVHISNSAAIMHGIKSSDLDIGIIEDEITDTKVNITRLLKDAMHIIGDATFPASPTLQTLEETTWLIREEGSGTRHYQEQVLERLGIHPKTITLSSTQAIKNAVASGIGLSLLSKHTIQHELETGRLQHINYNDMAIDRHFYLLTPDVRFQSTSTLALLRLLNETSIESHEVSH, via the coding sequence ATGATCAACCAGGTAGCGCGGGTGTTCGTCGCAGTTGTTGAAGAAAGAAGTTTTACCCGAGCGGCGAGTATGCTTCACATGACACAGCCTGCAGTGTCGGGCTATATCAAACAGCTTGAAGAAGAGCTTGATATTACGTTGATTGAGCGGTCCACCCGGGGCATCAGACTGAATCCCGCCGGAGAGATATATTATCATCACGCCAAAGAAATGATGTCTCTCGAGTCAAGGATGCATCACCTCATCCATGACCTCCAGGAAGAGACGAAAGGACCGATTCATATTGGCGCGAGCTATACGTATGGAGAGTATATTCTTCCTTCAATACTTGCAAGACTCGTAAAAAAACACCCCGGAATCATACCCGAAGTCCATATCAGCAATTCGGCAGCCATCATGCATGGTATAAAATCCTCTGACCTCGACATAGGCATCATTGAAGATGAGATCACCGATACAAAAGTCAATATCACCCGGCTTCTCAAAGATGCAATGCATATCATAGGCGACGCCACATTTCCCGCTTCTCCCACACTCCAGACACTGGAGGAGACGACTTGGCTGATCCGCGAAGAAGGCTCCGGTACCCGGCACTATCAGGAGCAGGTTCTCGAACGCCTCGGCATTCATCCCAAAACAATCACTTTAAGCAGCACCCAGGCAATCAAGAATGCTGTAGCAAGCGGCATCGGCCTTTCGCTACTGTCGAAGCACACCATCCAGCATGAGCTCGAAACAGGCCGGTTGCAGCACATCAATTACAATGACATGGCAATCGACAGGCACTTCTATCTGCTTACACCGGATGTCCGATTCCAATCAACCAGCACACTCGCCTTGCTCAGGCTGCTCAACGAAACGAGTATTGAGTCCCACGAAGTTTCACATTGA
- a CDS encoding YeiH family protein translates to MGAEKPQFWYGILFTFSIAVFSFGIAQLPGFTYVGPLATAIILAFIYRQIFGYPDRLRSGIQFSAKILLRAAIILYGLKLNIDTVFSEGLPLLMKSAIVIALAILLSYTLAKIFKADMTLSMLLGVGTGVCGAAAIAAVAPIIKAKDEDTAVSVGIIALLGTVFSIAYLIVRPYLPIDDVAYGVWSGLSLHELAHVALAAEPAGEESLAFALLAKLSRVFLLVPLCFVFIWYMRRKQSRTGEAKVAFPYFLIGFIVMSLLNSYVLGDIVSLSEGFMTFISHLTTVLLTMAMIALGLNINMRDMAGRASRPFGIILLVSILLSITVYIIK, encoded by the coding sequence ATGGGGGCTGAAAAACCACAATTTTGGTATGGGATTCTTTTTACATTCAGCATAGCGGTATTCAGCTTTGGAATCGCCCAATTGCCGGGATTCACCTATGTTGGGCCACTGGCGACTGCAATCATACTTGCATTCATATACAGACAGATTTTCGGCTATCCTGACAGGCTGAGATCGGGTATACAATTTTCAGCAAAGATACTGCTGCGTGCTGCAATCATCCTATATGGTCTGAAACTCAATATAGATACTGTATTCAGCGAAGGTCTGCCACTCTTGATGAAATCAGCGATCGTCATTGCTCTGGCCATCCTTCTGTCTTATACTTTGGCTAAAATATTCAAAGCCGATATGACCCTCTCCATGCTGCTGGGGGTCGGGACGGGGGTGTGCGGTGCCGCTGCCATTGCTGCAGTTGCTCCCATCATCAAAGCGAAGGATGAAGATACGGCGGTGAGTGTAGGCATCATTGCATTGCTCGGAACAGTGTTTTCAATCGCCTATCTCATCGTGCGTCCATATCTGCCGATAGATGATGTTGCATATGGGGTGTGGTCGGGCCTGAGCCTGCACGAACTTGCGCATGTAGCGCTTGCTGCAGAACCCGCTGGTGAAGAGTCGTTGGCATTTGCATTGCTCGCCAAGCTTTCGAGGGTCTTTCTGCTCGTGCCTTTATGCTTCGTTTTCATCTGGTATATGAGGCGGAAACAGAGCAGGACAGGAGAAGCCAAAGTGGCTTTTCCATACTTCCTCATCGGGTTCATAGTGATGAGCCTGTTGAACAGTTATGTATTGGGGGATATTGTGAGTTTGTCTGAAGGGTTCATGACTTTCATCTCCCATCTGACCACAGTGCTTCTGACGATGGCGATGATTGCACTTGGGCTGAACATCAATATGAGGGATATGGCCGGCCGTGCATCAAGACCATTTGGAATCATACTCCTTGTTTCCATATTGCTTTCCATAACTGTATATATTATAAAATAA
- a CDS encoding general stress protein, translated as MKPFIKPYTNDEALQDDVSKLTSKDVSADDIYVISHDDDRTKRIADNAGISTVGLSEMGVGEAVKSTFEKKGDLLRKQLQNLGFSESEAESYESEMDEGKVFLIVTNNDSVEQYLS; from the coding sequence ATGAAACCATTCATCAAACCGTATACGAATGACGAAGCACTCCAAGATGATGTTAGTAAACTCACTTCCAAAGATGTAAGCGCAGATGACATCTATGTCATCTCCCACGATGATGACCGCACTAAGCGCATTGCAGACAACGCAGGCATCAGCACGGTGGGTCTCAGTGAAATGGGCGTCGGCGAAGCAGTGAAATCAACATTTGAGAAAAAAGGCGACCTTCTCCGTAAACAGCTTCAGAACCTCGGCTTTTCAGAATCCGAAGCTGAAAGCTATGAAAGTGAAATGGACGAAGGAAAGGTGTTCCTGATCGTTACAAATAACGACAGTGTCGAACAATATCTCTCCTAG
- a CDS encoding Na+/H+ antiporter family protein, with product MNAVLIAVFVMILLSLFRLNVVLALFIGALAGGVVAGMGYGEVITVFTEGIVGGAEIALSYALLGGFAALIAYSGITEVLVGFIIKALKKEQSKKARIIAKVSIIVALLAVSIMSQNLIPVHIAFIPILIPPLLSLMNELGFDRRLIAVVLTFGLTFPYVLFPIGFGQIFQNTIVTGFESAGMDIAFGEVAPALVIPASGFVVGLVLALFYYRKNRRYETKDIASESVAEVNVKTVSIAVIAIVATFGVQILTDSMIFGALAGIMVFFLSFQFKWSRLDNELVNGIKMMAYIGIVMLAANGFAAVISETGHVSPLVDGIANILSDQKILVVTSMLFVGLVVTMGIGSSFATIPIIASIFIPMGMELGLSIPAIIAIIGTAGALGDAGSPASDSTLGPTAGLAADGQHNHIWDTCVPTFVFLNIPVLIAGFFAGMIL from the coding sequence TTGAATGCGGTCCTGATAGCGGTTTTTGTAATGATTTTATTAAGTCTTTTCAGATTGAATGTAGTACTGGCACTATTTATCGGCGCACTCGCTGGCGGAGTGGTTGCAGGTATGGGGTATGGTGAAGTCATCACCGTATTTACGGAAGGTATTGTAGGGGGAGCGGAAATTGCACTCAGCTATGCGCTCCTCGGTGGATTTGCTGCGCTGATTGCGTACAGTGGCATTACAGAAGTATTGGTAGGCTTCATAATCAAGGCGCTGAAGAAAGAGCAGTCCAAAAAAGCGCGGATCATTGCGAAGGTATCGATCATAGTCGCTCTCCTTGCGGTATCGATCATGAGTCAGAACCTCATCCCGGTCCATATTGCATTTATCCCCATCCTCATTCCACCGCTGCTCAGCCTGATGAACGAACTCGGTTTCGACCGGCGTCTCATTGCAGTTGTACTGACTTTTGGCCTGACCTTCCCCTATGTCCTTTTCCCGATCGGTTTTGGCCAGATATTCCAGAATACGATTGTGACAGGATTCGAGTCTGCAGGGATGGACATTGCCTTCGGGGAAGTGGCACCTGCACTCGTCATTCCTGCGAGCGGCTTTGTCGTCGGTCTGGTTCTGGCGTTGTTCTACTATAGGAAGAACCGGCGGTATGAAACCAAAGACATCGCTTCTGAAAGTGTTGCAGAGGTGAATGTCAAGACAGTTTCCATTGCTGTGATTGCAATTGTTGCGACGTTTGGTGTCCAGATTCTGACGGATTCCATGATATTTGGCGCATTGGCGGGAATCATGGTCTTCTTCCTGTCTTTCCAGTTCAAATGGAGCAGGCTGGACAATGAACTGGTCAATGGAATCAAAATGATGGCCTACATCGGAATCGTCATGCTGGCTGCCAATGGCTTTGCTGCTGTCATTTCAGAGACCGGGCATGTGAGTCCACTCGTCGATGGCATTGCGAATATCCTCTCGGATCAGAAGATACTGGTAGTCACTTCCATGCTGTTTGTAGGACTGGTAGTGACGATGGGAATCGGATCCTCCTTCGCTACCATTCCGATCATCGCGAGCATCTTCATTCCGATGGGAATGGAACTTGGACTGTCGATACCGGCCATCATTGCTATCATTGGTACTGCAGGTGCCCTGGGTGATGCCGGCTCACCAGCTTCCGACTCGACACTTGGGCCGACGGCCGGACTCGCTGCCGACGGTCAGCATAACCATATATGGGATACCTGTGTGCCGACTTTCGTATTCCTGAATATACCTGTCCTGATTGCAGGATTTTTTGCAGGTATGATCCTATAA
- a CDS encoding MATE family efflux transporter → MYHTESKREMYKQFIRILWPIMITQVLLYSMNLIDTMMSGRSGVDDLAGVAIGSSFWAPVSTGINGILLAVTAIVAQLLGAGKKEAMRHNVQQAIYVAVALTAIVLLIGMFFLDDVLDIMGLERSVHHIAYYYLVGLSTGTLPLFFFGVLRNFVDAQGFTRISLYVITTSLPLNIFFNYALIFGNFGFPELGASVPVMRHPSPTGSCSSSYPSWS, encoded by the coding sequence ATGTACCATACAGAGTCCAAAAGAGAAATGTACAAACAATTCATCAGAATACTGTGGCCGATCATGATCACCCAGGTGCTTCTCTATTCCATGAACCTGATTGATACGATGATGTCAGGGAGGTCAGGGGTGGACGACCTGGCTGGTGTAGCCATCGGGTCAAGTTTCTGGGCGCCCGTTTCCACAGGGATCAATGGAATCCTGCTGGCCGTCACCGCCATCGTCGCTCAGCTGCTGGGCGCGGGAAAGAAAGAGGCGATGCGCCATAATGTCCAGCAGGCAATCTATGTAGCAGTGGCGCTCACGGCCATCGTCCTATTGATCGGCATGTTTTTTCTGGATGATGTGCTGGACATCATGGGGCTGGAGAGGTCCGTCCATCATATAGCCTACTACTATCTTGTTGGTCTATCCACCGGTACGTTGCCATTATTCTTTTTTGGAGTACTGAGAAATTTCGTTGATGCACAAGGGTTTACAAGAATATCGCTATACGTTATAACGACGTCGTTGCCTTTGAACATATTCTTCAACTATGCTTTAATTTTCGGAAACTTCGGCTTTCCGGAACTCGGAGCATCGGTGCCGGTTATGCGACATCCATCACCTACTGGCTCATGTTCCTCCTCATATCCCTCATGGTCATGA
- a CDS encoding MATE family efflux transporter, protein MFLLISLMVMRVNPLKGFYIFREWSRPLAGTIRHHLAVGVPIGVLIFVETSIFSMMTLLIGVMFTTNIIAANQVVLNFTTMLFMLPLSISMAMTIVIGFSAGGGRHEDARRYKIMGVVSSLGLVGAASIFLYFFREPISYLYTDDPEVVAVTMPLFLFAIIYQFSDALQATFQGILRGYKDVVLPSVIAIVSYWLVGMVAGYLLASRTGLEVYGFWVGISIGLTSAAIGFYVRLKHIENKNMFNASQNAQ, encoded by the coding sequence ATGTTCCTCCTCATATCCCTCATGGTCATGAGAGTCAATCCACTAAAGGGATTCTACATATTCAGAGAATGGTCCCGGCCGTTGGCCGGCACCATAAGACACCATTTGGCCGTAGGGGTGCCGATCGGTGTACTCATATTTGTAGAGACCAGCATCTTTTCCATGATGACCCTCCTTATCGGAGTGATGTTTACCACAAATATCATCGCAGCCAACCAGGTGGTACTCAATTTTACTACGATGCTGTTCATGCTGCCACTCAGTATATCCATGGCAATGACCATTGTAATCGGGTTTAGTGCTGGAGGCGGGCGACATGAGGATGCAAGGCGTTATAAAATAATGGGAGTCGTTTCAAGTCTCGGACTTGTTGGCGCCGCTTCCATCTTTCTTTACTTCTTCAGGGAGCCCATTTCATACCTGTATACGGATGATCCAGAAGTGGTGGCCGTTACAATGCCGTTATTCCTGTTTGCCATCATCTACCAGTTCTCCGATGCTCTGCAGGCGACTTTCCAGGGGATACTGAGAGGATACAAGGATGTCGTCCTGCCTTCAGTCATCGCCATTGTTTCCTACTGGCTGGTCGGCATGGTGGCGGGATATTTGTTGGCTTCCCGGACCGGTCTTGAGGTCTATGGCTTTTGGGTCGGCATCTCCATCGGTCTTACGTCTGCAGCCATCGGTTTTTATGTCCGCTTGAAACATATTGAAAATAAAAATATGTTTAACGCCTCCCAAAATGCGCAATAA
- a CDS encoding SDR family oxidoreductase: MDNLNNPKYKYFDDKFSKQEQSYPGVQNEMTPVPDCGEESYKGSDRLTGRKALVTGGDSGIGRAAAIAYAKEGADVAISYLPDEESDAQEVKEVIEATGRKAVLLPGDLRDESFARQLVHDAAKELGGLDTLVMNAGMQQYINDIKGLKTQQLQDTFTINVFSNVWMLQEALDHLPEGGSVIITTSVQAFSPASLLADYAMTKSAQVSFIVSMAQKLGQKGIRVNGVAPGPVWTALQISGGQPPENIPEFGQNTPLQRAGQPVELSDTYVLLASDSGSYITGQVFGVTGGMPINM; encoded by the coding sequence ATGGACAATTTGAATAATCCAAAATATAAGTACTTTGATGATAAATTCAGCAAACAGGAACAATCATACCCGGGCGTCCAGAATGAGATGACCCCGGTACCCGACTGTGGGGAGGAATCCTATAAAGGCAGCGACAGGCTGACAGGAAGAAAGGCCCTCGTTACCGGAGGGGATTCCGGAATCGGACGTGCCGCAGCCATTGCGTATGCCAAAGAAGGCGCGGACGTTGCCATCAGCTATCTGCCGGATGAAGAGTCGGATGCCCAGGAAGTCAAAGAAGTGATCGAGGCGACAGGAAGGAAAGCAGTTCTTCTGCCAGGAGATCTTCGGGACGAATCTTTTGCAAGACAGCTCGTCCATGACGCAGCCAAAGAGCTGGGGGGGCTGGACACCCTGGTGATGAATGCGGGGATGCAACAGTATATAAATGATATAAAAGGCCTGAAGACACAACAGCTTCAGGATACTTTCACCATCAATGTATTCTCGAACGTATGGATGCTTCAGGAAGCACTGGATCACCTGCCTGAAGGCGGCAGTGTAATCATCACAACTTCCGTGCAGGCTTTCAGTCCGGCATCCCTTCTGGCGGATTATGCAATGACGAAGAGCGCCCAGGTGTCATTCATCGTTTCGATGGCACAGAAGCTCGGACAGAAAGGCATCCGGGTAAATGGCGTAGCACCCGGACCAGTATGGACGGCGTTGCAGATTTCAGGAGGCCAGCCGCCGGAAAACATCCCGGAATTCGGCCAGAATACACCACTGCAACGCGCCGGGCAGCCGGTTGAACTGTCGGATACCTATGTATTGCTCGCTTCAGACAGTGGCAGCTATATCACAGGTCAGGTATTCGGAGTGACAGGCGGAATGCCGATCAATATGTAG
- a CDS encoding aldehyde dehydrogenase has protein sequence MYESLFNRQKQFYQSERTRSLPFRIESLKQLKRAIRYYEDALLKAMKTDLNKGETEGYLTEIGYVYNDLNLSMRHLKKWAETEKVKTPVSHIGSTSKIHKEPYGVTLIISPWNYPFNLAIGPLIGAISAGNTAILKPSEHTPAISRVISDIISLAFPEKYVASVEGGIETNQSLLNLPFNYIFYTGSSHIGKIVMEKAAQHLTPVTLELGGKSPAIVTKNANVKLAAKRIVWGKFINAGQTCVAPDFVYAHASIKQELIRHMKYYTEKFYEEPFRNGGYMRIVSEKHFERVKDLIQGDVVHGGHADPSTLSIEPTIIDNVDFGHDAMQEEIFGPVLPVLEFDSLDKAILDVRDLPDPLALYVFTGNKAEAGNVIQSVPFGGGAVNDTVFHLVNPHLPFGGRGNSGMGRYHGKYSFDTFTHEKSILNQTTCFDFPFRYPDAKLFGKMIRYIWR, from the coding sequence ATGTATGAGTCGTTATTCAATAGACAGAAGCAATTTTACCAGTCTGAAAGAACGAGGAGCCTCCCGTTCAGAATCGAATCGCTTAAACAATTGAAAAGAGCTATCCGTTATTATGAAGATGCTTTGCTTAAAGCCATGAAAACGGACTTGAATAAAGGAGAAACTGAAGGATATCTGACCGAAATAGGATATGTCTACAATGATCTCAATCTCTCCATGAGGCATCTCAAAAAATGGGCAGAAACAGAAAAGGTGAAAACACCTGTAAGCCACATCGGTTCAACTTCAAAAATCCATAAGGAACCTTATGGCGTCACATTGATCATTTCACCATGGAATTATCCATTTAACCTGGCCATCGGCCCTCTGATTGGTGCAATCAGTGCAGGCAACACCGCCATTCTCAAACCGTCGGAACATACACCGGCCATCAGTCGGGTAATCAGCGATATCATATCCCTGGCGTTCCCCGAGAAATATGTCGCTTCCGTAGAAGGGGGCATAGAGACAAACCAGAGTCTCCTCAACCTGCCCTTCAACTATATCTTCTATACAGGAAGTTCCCATATAGGGAAGATCGTCATGGAGAAAGCCGCGCAGCATCTTACACCTGTCACTCTTGAACTCGGAGGAAAATCGCCAGCCATCGTGACAAAAAATGCCAATGTGAAACTTGCAGCCAAAAGGATTGTATGGGGCAAGTTCATCAATGCCGGCCAGACTTGTGTGGCTCCGGATTTTGTCTATGCGCATGCTTCCATCAAACAGGAGCTGATCCGTCATATGAAATATTACACTGAAAAATTTTATGAGGAGCCTTTCAGGAATGGAGGCTATATGCGCATAGTCAGTGAAAAGCACTTTGAACGTGTTAAAGATCTGATTCAGGGTGATGTGGTCCACGGGGGGCATGCAGACCCTTCCACTCTTTCCATAGAACCGACAATCATCGATAATGTGGACTTTGGACACGATGCGATGCAGGAAGAGATTTTCGGTCCCGTCTTGCCTGTACTCGAATTCGATTCCCTTGATAAGGCGATACTGGATGTCAGGGACCTGCCCGATCCATTGGCTCTGTATGTATTTACCGGGAACAAAGCCGAAGCTGGAAACGTCATCCAATCTGTACCGTTCGGCGGAGGTGCTGTAAACGACACCGTCTTCCACCTCGTCAACCCACACCTTCCTTTCGGCGGACGCGGCAATAGTGGCATGGGAAGGTATCATGGAAAGTACTCATTCGATACTTTCACGCACGAAAAAAGCATTCTGAATCAGACGACATGCTTCGATTTTCCTTTCAGATATCCCGATGCCAAGCTATTCGGTAAAATGATCAGGTATATTTGGAGATGA